The sequence CGGCGCGCTTCGTTCCGGCAGCAGGCGACGAGAGCCGAGCTTGAGCCTCAAGGACACCGGGCTGCCCCCCAAGGAGCAGCCCGGATAGCCTCGAGCTCAATCCCGCATTCTACGCACCATGATCAAGCGCAGCAGGTGCACCAAAGCCACTGCAGTGGCAGCGATGTAGGTGAGCGCCGCGGCGCTCAGCACTTTCCGCGCCCCTCCCACTTCGCTCTCGCTCAGGAAGCCGGCGGACTGCAGATGCGCTAAGGCCCGCCTGCTGGCGTCGAACTCCACTGGCAGGGTCACCACCTGGAAAAGGACAGCGCCCGCAAAGAACAAGATCCCCAGAGTCATCAGGCTGGGGATGCTGAGCAGCAGACCCACCAGAAAGAGCGGAATCGCCAGCGAGGAGCCAAAGTTTGCCAAGGGTACGATGCTATGCCGGAGACGCAAGGGCAGGTAGCCGGTGGCGTGTTGCTCAGCGTGGCCCGTCTCGTGAGCCGCCACGCCTAGAGCTGCTATCGAATCAGAAGCGTAGACACCCGAAGAGAGTCGGAGCACCTTTTTGGCTGGGTCATAGTGGTCCGAAAGGGTACCGCTTGTCTCTTCAACGGTCACATCGTTGATATTGCTGGCCCGAAGCAGTCGGCTTGCCACCTGTGCGCCGGTCAGGCCGGCGGCGGCGCGGATCTGGCTGAAACGCTCGTAGGTGGAGCGCACCTTGTACTGGGCGTACAAGGCCAGGGCCATGGCCGGCAGCAGGAGCCAATCGTAGGGTGAATAGAACATCGCCAGGTTCCCTCCTCTCGGTTAGGGCTAAAAAGGGCTCAGACTTCCCGCACACTGTTGCTCATTTGACTGTGGCTTCGTGCACTTGGTTCCTTTCTCCAAAAAAGAACCAGGGGCCCTTACCGGCCATACGGCCCGACAGGGCCCCTTTGCAAACCACCCTTCTGCTTAGTTGGCAACCACCTCGATGGACTTTGGTTTGGCTGCTTCGCTCTTGTGGAGAATGACCTTGAGCACGCCATCACGGAGCTGTGCCTCGATGCGCGTCGGGTCTATGTTAGAAGGTACGTGCAGGCTGCGGCAGAAACGGCCGTAAACCCGCTCGCTCAGGTACGGCGCCTGAGCCGTCTCCTTCTTCTTCTCGCCGCTGATGACGATCAGACCATCGTGATAGTTGACCTTGACGTCTTCCTTCTTCACCCCCGGCAGGTCCAGGGAGACAATCCACTCGTTTTCTGTCTCTACCACATCCATCCGGGGAGCCCAGTTGCATTCGTCAATCTTCTCGGATTCGCCCAGGCCCATCTCGTTTAGCCAGCGCGCCCATCGCTCTGCGCGGCGAAGTGCTCTCTCGCGCAACACAT is a genomic window of Calditrichota bacterium containing:
- a CDS encoding zinc metallopeptidase → MFYSPYDWLLLPAMALALYAQYKVRSTYERFSQIRAAAGLTGAQVASRLLRASNINDVTVEETSGTLSDHYDPAKKVLRLSSGVYASDSIAALGVAAHETGHAEQHATGYLPLRLRHSIVPLANFGSSLAIPLFLVGLLLSIPSLMTLGILFFAGAVLFQVVTLPVEFDASRRALAHLQSAGFLSESEVGGARKVLSAAALTYIAATAVALVHLLRLIMVRRMRD
- a CDS encoding Hsp20/alpha crystallin family protein, translating into MAMEDWDVLRERALRRAERWARWLNEMGLGESEKIDECNWAPRMDVVETENEWIVSLDLPGVKKEDVKVNYHDGLIVISGEKKKETAQAPYLSERVYGRFCRSLHVPSNIDPTRIEAQLRDGVLKVILHKSEAAKPKSIEVVAN